The following proteins are encoded in a genomic region of Asterias amurensis chromosome 5, ASM3211899v1:
- the LOC139937416 gene encoding isoamyl acetate-hydrolyzing esterase 1 homolog isoform X2: MAWPKVVLFGDSITQFSFEEGGWGASLANTLQRKCDVVMRGFSGYNTRWAKLILERCVPKEMLSEVVMATVFLGANDAGLKESSVQFVPLEDYRENLKAIVKYFQEGGLKPSQIILITPPPTDDLAWDFACREKYGSPGNRLNANTGKYADVCSSVAQEAKTGLLDLWKLMQEDKSWKRFLSDGLHFSVEGSKFVSKHLNQMVLAGTEHLPMILPDWKDIDVSCPEKSLYK; the protein is encoded by the exons ATGGCCTGGCccaaagttgttttgtttggtgaTTCAATTACACAG TTCTCCTTTGAAGAAGGTGGATGGGGAGCTTCACTGGCCAATACGCTGCAAAG AAAATGTGACGTAGTTATGCGAGGGTTCTCGGGTTACAACACCAGATGGGCCAAATTAATCTTAGAGAGATGTGTGCCGAAGGAGATGTTGTCGGAGGTTGTCATGGCGACAGTATTCCTTGGAGCCAACGATGCCGGGTTAAAGGAATCAAGCGTTCAGTTTGTGCCATTAGAAGACTACAGAGAAAACTTAAAG GCTATAGTGAAATACTTCCAAGAAGGAGGTCTGAAGCCATCTCAGATTATACTGATCACACCACCACCAACTGATGATCTAGCCTGGGACTTTGCTTGTAGGGAAAAATATG GAAGTCCGGGTAACCGTCTAAATGCCAACACGGGTAAATACGCTGATGTATGTAGCTCAGTAGCACAAGAAGCCAAAACAGGTCTCCTAGATCTCTGGAAACTTATGCAAGAAGATAAA AGCTGGAAACGATTCCTATCAGACGGACTTCACTTCTCAGTGGAGGGCTCCAAGTTTGTTTCTAAACATCTCAATCAAATGGTCCTTGCAGGGACGGAACATTTACCAATGATATTGCCAGATTGGAAAGACATTGATGTTTCTTGCCCAGAGAAAAGCCTCTACAAATGA
- the LOC139937416 gene encoding isoamyl acetate-hydrolyzing esterase 1 homolog isoform X1: MAWPKVVLFGDSITQFSFEEGGWGASLANTLQRKCDVVMRGFSGYNTRWAKLILERCVPKEMLSEVVMATVFLGANDAGLKESSVQFVPLEDYRENLKSPVTDQCVFFWNQAIVKYFQEGGLKPSQIILITPPPTDDLAWDFACREKYGSPGNRLNANTGKYADVCSSVAQEAKTGLLDLWKLMQEDKSWKRFLSDGLHFSVEGSKFVSKHLNQMVLAGTEHLPMILPDWKDIDVSCPEKSLYK; encoded by the exons ATGGCCTGGCccaaagttgttttgtttggtgaTTCAATTACACAG TTCTCCTTTGAAGAAGGTGGATGGGGAGCTTCACTGGCCAATACGCTGCAAAG AAAATGTGACGTAGTTATGCGAGGGTTCTCGGGTTACAACACCAGATGGGCCAAATTAATCTTAGAGAGATGTGTGCCGAAGGAGATGTTGTCGGAGGTTGTCATGGCGACAGTATTCCTTGGAGCCAACGATGCCGGGTTAAAGGAATCAAGCGTTCAGTTTGTGCCATTAGAAGACTACAGAGAAAACTTAAAG agtccagtaaCTGATCAGTGTGTATTTTTTTGGAATCAGGCTATAGTGAAATACTTCCAAGAAGGAGGTCTGAAGCCATCTCAGATTATACTGATCACACCACCACCAACTGATGATCTAGCCTGGGACTTTGCTTGTAGGGAAAAATATG GAAGTCCGGGTAACCGTCTAAATGCCAACACGGGTAAATACGCTGATGTATGTAGCTCAGTAGCACAAGAAGCCAAAACAGGTCTCCTAGATCTCTGGAAACTTATGCAAGAAGATAAA AGCTGGAAACGATTCCTATCAGACGGACTTCACTTCTCAGTGGAGGGCTCCAAGTTTGTTTCTAAACATCTCAATCAAATGGTCCTTGCAGGGACGGAACATTTACCAATGATATTGCCAGATTGGAAAGACATTGATGTTTCTTGCCCAGAGAAAAGCCTCTACAAATGA
- the LOC139937415 gene encoding proteasome subunit beta type-4-like produces MASCSNFVPESFWQNGPRPGAFYSLPGNKPSASYEPAKHTLSPSVTGTSVLGIKFNGGVMLAADMLGSYGSMARYRNISRIMNVNNNTAIAGAGDYADFQFLKEVLEQRINDDECLGDGHEYTPKSIFSWLTRVMYNRRSKFNPLWNIFVVGGLQNGEPFLGYIDKIGMAYESPTVASGFGAYIALPLMRQAYEKNNNMSEAEAKAVLERCMKVLFYRDARSFNKYEYAVITSDGVRVEPPTSAETSWDFAYMVEGYE; encoded by the exons ATGGCGTCTTGCAGTAACTTTGTTCCAGAGAGTTTTTGGCAGAATGGCCCCCGACCAGGAGCCTTTTACAGTCTTCCTGGTAATAAGCCGTCTGCATCTTACGAACCAGCCAAACACACGTT ATCTCCATCGGTAACGGGAACGTCTGTCCTTGGAATCAAGTTCAATGGTGGGGTAATGCTGGCTGCAGACATGCTAGGGTCCTATGGCTCAATGGCAAGATATCGCAACATCTCTCGTATCATGAATGTCAATAATAACACAGCCATTGCTGGAGCCGGAGACTACGCTGACTTTCAGTTCCTGAAGGAAGTACTGGAACAAAGAAT TAATGACGACGAGTGCTTAGGGGATGGTCATGAGTACACACCGAAGTCCATCTTTTCTTGGCTGACAAGAGTGATGTACAACAGACGTTCAAAGTTCAACCCGCTCTGGAACATCTTTGTGGTTGGAGGTCTCCAGAATGGAGAACC GTTTCTTGGGTACATTGATAAGATCGGCATGGCTTACGAGTCGCCCACAGTGGCATCAGGGTTTGGAGCATACATCGCACTG CCATTGATGAGACAAGCCTACGAGAAGAACAACAATATGTCCGAGGCGGAAGCGAAAGCGGTACTGGAGAGATGTATGAAAGTTCTCTTCTACAGAGATGCAAGGTCATTTAACAAG TATGAATATGCCGTGATTACATCAGATGGAGTCAGGGTCGAACCACCGACGTCCGCAGAGACAAGTTGGGACTTTGCCTATATGGTCGA GGGATATGAATGA
- the LOC139937191 gene encoding meiosis-specific nuclear structural protein 1-like translates to MAMVRRNLTHAQQERQMIENRRKEDLREDHVKRLHKEKLFEANMASEDRVETKRYIREHQKQQKEMEMLHLTTKTQEMRMQKEAQMEQEERLARAMESFKLEEQRDRQMRQQIRENCVEIRELEAKLKAGYMNRERAAQIAEKEAVKYEKTARDAEISQMMKQESQRAEEEERRKTEEQYHEKVRYHQELEKQLEEQEKKRQEDYEEFLKEKLMIDEIVRKIHEEDEREREIYLMKQHATKRYIDEFKLAREDWKKKEKDRLEEENMQILKFASMQQVREEERMENKRAQEEAMAAVQKNLSEDIAHKRAQEEEMTRVRQELYLEEQEEAERQKEHAKMEKELRQRLDLQQTYREQLMLKELRRQAEEQEEEEFKKQMLAKFAEDDRIEQMNAQKRRMKQLEHKRAVEALIDDRRAQFAADKQRDLDIRKEEEMMERLRQQIIEEERQRLLKEHASKLLGYLPKGVIRDEKDLELFDDEFKRKYTERQRDFFSDEGWE, encoded by the exons ATG GCTATGGTACGACGCAACCTGACCCATGCTCAGCAGGAGCGACAGATGATAGAGAACAGACGCAAAGAAGACCTCCGTGAAGATCATGTCAAACGACTACACAAGGAGAAACTCTTTGAGGCAAATATGGCCAGCGAAGATCGAGTAGAAACGAAGAGATACATTCGTGAACATCAGAAACAACAGAAAGAGATGGAAATGTTGCACTTAACTACAAAG ACCCAGGAGATGAGAATGCAGAAGGAGGCCCAGATGGAACAAGAGGAGCGCCTAGCCAGAGCGATGGAATCATTCAAACTGGAGGAGCAGCGAGATCGCCAGATGCGTCAACAGATCAGAGAGAACTGCGTTGAGATCCGAGAGCTGGAAGCCAAACTCAAGGCAGGGTACATGAACCGTGAACGAGCTGCACAGATCGCAGAGAAGGAGGCCGTCAAGTATGAGAAAACG GCAAGGGATGCCGAGATTTCACAGATGATGAAGCAGGAGTCTCAACGCGCCGAGGAGGAGGAACGCCGAAAGACGGAGGAGCAGTACCACGAGAAGGTCCGCTACCACCAAGAGCTGGAGAAGCAGCTTGAGGAGCAGGAGAAGAAGAGACAGGAGGACTACGAAGAGTTCCTCAAGGAGAAACTCATGATCGACGAGATCGTCCGCAAGATCCACGAGGAGGATGagag AGAGCGTGAGATCTACCTGATGAAGCAGCACGCCACCAAGCGCTACATCGACGAATTCAAGCTGGCAAGAGAAGATTGGAAGAAGAAGGAGAAAGACCGTCTTGAAGAGGAGAACATGCAGATCTTGAAGTTTGCATCGATGCAGCAAGTCAGAGAGGAAGAGAGGATGGAGAATAAGAGAGCGCAGGAAGAGGCAATGGCCGCTGTCCAGAAGAAT TTGAGTGAAGACATCGCCCACAAGCGTGCCCAGGAAGAAGAGATGACTCGGGTAAGACAGGAGCTGTACCTGGAGGAGCAAGAGGAAGCGGAGAGACAAAAAGAACACGCCAAGATGGAGAAGGAGCTGCGACAGCGTCTGGACCTTCAGCAGACGTACCGGGAGCAGCTGATGCTGAAGGAGCTTAGGAGACAGGCAGAGGAACAAGAGGAAGAAGAGTTCAAGAAACAG ATGCTTGCAAAGTTTGCCGAGGATGACCGCATCGAGCAAATGAACGCCCAGAAGCGTCGCATGAAGCAGCTTgaacacaagagggcggtagAGGCATTGATTGATGACCGACGCGCCCAGTTCGCCGCCGACAAACAGCGGGATCTGGACATACGGAAGGAGGAGGAGATGATGGAGAGATTGAGACAGCAGATCATCGAAGAGGAGAGACAGAGACTACTCAAGGAGCATGCCTCCAAGCTGCTCGGATACCTGCCCAAG GGCGTCATCAGGGATGAAAAAGACTTGGAGCTATTCGACGATGAGTTCAAGAGAAAATACACCGAGCGACAACGTGACTTCTTCTCAGACGAAGGATGGGAATAA